In one window of Gossypium arboreum isolate Shixiya-1 chromosome 4, ASM2569848v2, whole genome shotgun sequence DNA:
- the LOC108459740 gene encoding uncharacterized protein LOC108459740 encodes MSSPRAASNDDDKHSGNSKEAAVAKTAGFIVFSGIAMSILKTLNPFNKERNATAVPQQPVVESIQLSPAQPIRDSPPPPVSEPIITKEAGGYTEQRSPEYSQRVIDIVKGDTLWGLSRKYGVSIDAIKEANGLTGDTIYAGKKLIIP; translated from the exons ATGTCGAGCCCACGCGCCGCCTCCAACGACGACGACAAGCACTCCGGCAATAGCAAGGAAGCGGCCGTGGCTAAAACCGCTGGCTTCATCGTCTTCTCCGGAATCGCTATGAGCAtccttaaaaccctaaaccctttcAACAAAGAGAGAAATGCAACTGCAGTACCTCAACAGCCAGTGGTTGAGTCGATTCAGCTTTCTCCGGCTCAGCCGATTCGAGATTCCCCACCTCCTCCTGTCTCAGAACCTATTATCACCAAG GAAGCAGGTGGTTATACGGAGCAAAGATCACCAGAATACTCGCAAAGAGTGATAGACATTGTGAAAGGAGATACTCTTTGGGGTCTCTCCAGAAAATATGGG GTGTCAATAGATGCCATCAAAGAGGCCAACGGCCTTACAGGGGATACCATCTATGCTGGCAAGAAACTTATAATCCCATAA
- the LOC108460772 gene encoding probable sugar phosphate/phosphate translocator At1g06470 has protein sequence MVKSSFNKEKVECTGTTDTLSGNQASGLHRDSSFSLWVDEDGTIHLEHHSVNTSTTAENSDFELPMLNQSELQNMIVEGVRFNKFPEQSMHLIGDSTVDNIQGGDSAGEYVPFDIENESALNIGSSDICDDGDIAIGSPKALPLNSDSSISIVDVLKTLFFILVWYTFSTFLTLYNKTLLGDDLGKFPAPLLMNTVHFTMQAVLSKLITWYWSHKFLPTDPMTRRDYFYKVLPTALSTALDVNLSNASLVFISVTFATMCKSATPIFLLLFAFAFRLESPSLHLLGIILVISVGILLTVSKETGFQFWGFVFVMLAAVMSGFRWCMTQILLQKEAYGLKNPLTFMSYVTPVMAVVTALLSLLLDPWDQFTKNSYFNSSWHIARSCFLMLFGGTLAFFMVLTEYILVSITSAVTVTIAGVVKEAVTILVAVFYLQDEFTWLKGAGLLTIMVGVSLFNWYKYLKLQKGKLEEDEAAIALTANHAAKYVMLDKMED, from the exons ATGGTAAAGAGTAGTTTCAATAAAGAAAAAGTTGAATGCACAGGCACAACTGATACTCTAAGTGGAAATCAAGCTTCAGGTCTTCACAGGGACTCTTCCTTCTCTCTCTGGGTTGATGAAGATGGGACAATTCATTTGGAACACCATTCAGTGAATACCAGTACCACTGCAGAAAACTCTGATTTTGAGTTGCCTATGCTTAATCAGAGTGAGTTACAAAACATGATAGTAGAAGGGGTTAGATTCAATAAATTTCCAGAGCAAAGTATGCACTTGATTGGTGATAGTACCGTGGACAATATACAAGGAGGAGATAGCGCTGGGGAATATGTACCTTTTGATATCGAAAATGAATCTGCTTTGAATATAGGATCATCAGATATTTGTGATGATGGAGACATTGCTATTGGGAGTCCAAAAGCATTGCCCCTGAATTCTGACAGCTCCATTTCTATTGTGGATGTGTTGAAAACTTTGTTCTTTATACTTGTATGGTACACTTTCAGCACATTTTTGACTtt GTACAACAAAACCTTGTTGGGAGATGACCTTGGGAAGTTTCCAGCTCCCTTGTTGATGAATACTGTCCACTTCACCATGCAAGCTGTTTTATCAAAACTGATCACATGGTATTGGTCTCATAAATTTCTCCCTACTGATCCAATGACACGGAGAGATTACTTCTACAAAG TTCTACCTACGGCTCTTTCAACAGCACTGGATGTTAACCTGAGCAACGCTTCCCTGGTTTTCATATCTGTTACTTTTGCCACAATG TGTAAATCTGCAACTCCTATATTTCTTCTCCTATTCGCTTTTGCATTCAG GTTGGAGTCTCCAAGTCTTCACCTTTTAGGAATTATCTTGGTAATCTCTGTTGGGATTCTATTAACAG TTTCAAAGGAGACAGGTTTTCAGTTTTGGGGTTTTGTTTTTGTCATGCTTGCGGCTGTTATGTCTGGATTCCGCTGGTGCATGACTCAAATACTTTTGCAG AAAGAAGCCTATG GTTTGAAGAACCCACTTACCTTCATGAGCTACGTGACTCCGGTAATGGCTGTTGTGACAGCTCTTCTTTCTCTCTTATTGGACCCGTGGGATCAATTCACGAAGAACAGTTATTTTAATAGTTCATGGCATATTGCTCGAAGCTGCTTTTTGATGCTTTTTGGTGGAACACTCGCATTCTTTATG GTTTTAACAGAGTACATCCTTGTTTCTATAACAAGCGCAGTTACAGTGACAATAGCTGGGGTTGTGAAGGAGGCTGTCACCATATTG GTTGCCGTATTTTACTTGCAAGATGAGTTTACGTGGTTAAAAGGTGCTGGACTCCTCACTATCATGGTTGgtgtcagtttattcaactggtaCAA ATACCTAAAGCTGCAGAAGGGCAAACTAGAAGAAGATGAAGCAGCAATAGCGCTCACAGCCAATCATGCCGCTAAGTATGTCATGCTTGACAAGATGGAGGATTAA
- the LOC108460836 gene encoding pre-rRNA-processing protein ESF1 has product MGSKTKGHKAKTKNKSKPDSVHSNNNRESGGGKIIKDARFASLHSDPRFQKVPKRKTKVVIDSRFNRMFTDKRFASSSAPLDKRGKPKKGNTQSSLRHYYHLEEEEGEEEKRKKAALSEEDGTEEESDTSESDTSEMPQMDSDGELEEEEISESGSTTEEEDIDIDYEDGEPEMQEENIPMIEKETRRLAVVNMDWRHVKAADLYVMLSSFLPKDGQIISVAVYPSEFGLQRMKEEEIHGPVALFDGENEANDEDGDDEIDNEKLREYERSRLRYYYAVVECDSSATADYLYKSCDGAEFERSSNVLDLRFIPDSMEFKHEPHDVAVEAPANYEGLNFQTQALQQSKINLSWDEDEPQRGKILKRKLNDEQLADLELKEFLASDESESDDDDDENEDTTKDQPDKKNKKRDLYRALLQSGDGSDGDGEEGSQDMEVTFNTGLEDISKRILEKKDKQAETVWEAYLRKRREKKKAKKNKSKYSSEDETDDTDIEEATEEADDFFVEEPSLKKSKKERKKHEDTEKEAEASRAELELLLTDGADTGLKGYNLKAKKAKGKKQKEVLDVEKIPVVEDDPRFSALFTSPLFALDPTDPRYKRSATYARQIAKKLQKGERQELAAEDTKIPTDGQLSIDDPGMYKAEHENSDILPSKEKHNLSSMVRSVKMKLKQVQLPSERKVSKKSVSGKGGKKEKHRVHSKNKAKDLNE; this is encoded by the exons ATGGGATCCAAAACCAAAGGCCACAAGGCCAAAACTAAGAACAAGAGCAAACCTGATTCTGTCCATAGCAACAACAATAGGGAAAGCGGCGGTGGCAAGATAATTAAGGATGCTCGATTTGCTTCTCTACACTCGGACCCTCGTTTTCAGAAGGTCCCGAAACGCAAGACAAAGGTTGTCATTGATTCTCGTTTCAATCGGATGTTCACTGACAAGAGATTTGCTTCATCTTCAGCGCCTTTAGATAAGCGAGGGAAGCCCAAGAAGGGAAACACCCAGAGCTCTCTTCGCCATTATTATCAccttgaagaagaagaagggGAAGAGGAGAAGAGAAAGAAAGCTGCTCTGAGTGAAGAGGATGGTACTGAGGAGGAGAGCGATACCAGTGAAAGTGATACTAGTGAAATGCCTCAAATGGACAGCGATGGGGAGTTGGAAGAGGAGGAAATATCAGAATCCGGTTCCACTACCGAAGAGGAAGATATTGATATAGATTACGAGGATGGAGAGCCTGAAATGCAG GAAGAAAATATCCCAATGATTGAAAAGGAAACCCGCAGGCTTGCAGTTGTGAATATGGATTGGAGGCATGTTAAG GCTGCTGACTTGTATGTAATGTTAAGCTCATTTCTCCCGAAAGATGGACAAATTATTTCAGTTGCTGTTTATCCATCTGAATTTGGACTTCAGCGCATGAAAGAGGAGGAAATTCATGGACCAGTAGCCCTATTTGATGGTGAAAATGAAGCTAATGATGAAGATGGTGATGATGAAATTGATAATGAAAAATTGCGTGAATATGAGAGAAGTAGGCTAAG ATACTACTATGCAGTAGTAGAATGTGATTCTAGTGCAACAGCAGATTACTTGTACAAAAGTTGTGATGGAGCTGAGTTTGAAAGGTCATCAAATGTGCTTGATTTGAGATTCATTCCTGATTCTATGGAATTTAAACATGAACCCCATGATGTAGCAGTTGAG GCACCTGCAAATTATGAGGGTTTAAATTTCCAAACCCAAGCACTGCAGCAAAGTAAAATTAATCTTTCATGGGATGAAGATGAACCACAACGAGGGAAGATTTTGAAACGAAAACTCAATGATGAACAG CTGGCTGACTTGGAGTTAAAGGAGTTTCTGGCTTCTGATGAGAGTGAAAGTGACGATGATGATGATGAGAACGAAGACACCACCAAGGATCAACCTgataagaaaaataagaaaagagaTTTATACCGTGCCTTACTCCAGTCTGGTGATGGTTCTGATGGAGATGGTGAGGAGGGTAGCCAGGATATGGAAGTGACTTTCAATACTGGCCTGGAGGATATAAGTAAGCGTATTCTGGAGAAGAAAGATAAGCAAGCAGAAACAGTTTGGGAGGCCTATCTCCGGAAAAGACGGGAGAAAAAGAAGGCCAagaaaaataaatctaaatattCATCAGAGGATGAGACTGACGATACTGATATAGAAGAAGCTACAGAAGAAGCTGATGACTTTTTCGTTGAAGAGCCTTCTCTAAAAAAGAGtaagaaagaaaggaagaaacATGAAGATACGGAGAAGGAAGCTGAAGCAAGTAGAGCAGAACTTGAGTTATTACTCACTGATGGAGCTGATACTGGTCTTAAGGGGTACAATCTAAAAGCTAAAAAGGCTAAGGGGAAAAAGCAAAAAGAAGTGTTGGATGTGGAAAAAATACCAGTTGTCGAAGATGATCCTCGATTTTCTGCTCTCTTTACATCACCTCTTTTTGCTTTGGATCCCACTGACCCACGGTACAAAAG GAGTGCAACTTATGCTCGACAAATAGCAAAAAAGCTGCAGAAAGGTGAACGGCAAGAATTGGCTGCAGAGGACACAAAAATACCCACTGATGGTCAGCTCTCAATTGATGATCCTGGAATGTACAAAGCTGAGCATGAGAACTCCGATATTTTACCTTCAAAGGAGAAGCATAACTTGTCTTCGATGGTGAGATCAGTGAAGATGAAGTTAAAACAAGTTCAACTGCCCTCCGAGCGCAAGGTTTCCAAGAAAAGTGTATCAGGCAAGGGGGGGAAAAAGGAGAAGCATCGAGTTCATTCAAAGAACAAGGCGAAGGATTTGAATGAATGA